In Deinococcus sp. HSC-46F16, the following are encoded in one genomic region:
- the rsmA gene encoding 16S rRNA (adenine(1518)-N(6)/adenine(1519)-N(6))-dimethyltransferase RsmA: MTDPPAPPTDLPLYSPARVRELLARHGLKPTKSLGQNFLIDGNILRAIADAGGAAPGVPVLEVGPGLGVLTREVATRGARVTALEKDERLRPVLAETLAGQGVEVVWGDALDFDYASLAPGTRVIANLPYYITGVLLSRFMGAPNILSATVLVQKEVGQRLAARPGEDNYGFLSALASLHGRVRHVRDVPKGAFFPAPDVTSSVIRLDFDRERPAPEPAFLTFVEAALHHRRKTLRNNLRLAGYPAPDIDAALEAAGLRPDVRAEDVPLDTLRAAATALGVVR; the protein is encoded by the coding sequence ATGACCGACCCCCCTGCCCCCCCCACCGACCTGCCCCTCTACTCCCCGGCCCGCGTGCGCGAGCTGCTGGCCCGCCACGGGTTGAAACCCACCAAGAGCCTCGGTCAGAACTTTTTGATCGACGGCAACATCCTGCGGGCCATCGCGGACGCGGGCGGCGCCGCGCCCGGCGTGCCCGTGCTGGAGGTCGGCCCCGGCCTCGGCGTGCTGACCCGCGAGGTCGCCACGCGCGGCGCCCGCGTCACGGCGCTGGAAAAAGACGAGCGGCTCCGCCCCGTCCTCGCCGAGACGCTCGCCGGGCAAGGCGTGGAGGTGGTCTGGGGCGACGCCCTCGACTTCGACTACGCCTCGCTCGCTCCCGGCACCCGCGTGATCGCCAACCTGCCCTACTACATCACCGGGGTGCTGCTGTCGCGCTTCATGGGGGCGCCGAATATCCTTTCCGCGACCGTGCTGGTGCAAAAGGAAGTCGGACAGCGCCTCGCCGCCCGTCCCGGCGAGGACAACTACGGCTTCCTGAGTGCGCTGGCTTCCCTCCACGGCCGCGTGCGCCACGTCCGCGACGTGCCCAAGGGGGCCTTTTTCCCCGCCCCCGACGTGACGAGCAGCGTGATTCGCCTCGACTTCGACCGCGAGCGCCCCGCGCCCGAGCCCGCCTTCCTGACCTTCGTGGAGGCCGCCCTGCACCACCGCCGCAAGACCCTGCGCAACAACCTGCGGCTGGCGGGCTATCCGGCCCCCGACATCGACGCGGCCCTGGAGGCGGCCGGTCTGCGCCCCGATGTCCGCGCCGAGGACGTGCCGCTGGACACGCTGCGTGCCGCCGCGACCGCCCTGGGCGTGGTACGGTAG
- a CDS encoding gamma-glutamyltransferase family protein: MVATSQPLAAQVGQSLLERGGNAVDAAIGTAAALTVVEPTSNGIGGDLFALVWEGGELHGLNASGAAPAALSLGALQERHGGEMPRHGWTPVTVPGGVRGWADLHARFGRLPFADVLAPAVTLAREGYPLSSVLAASWARAIRIYRRLNLPVMEEWFRVFAPDGFTPAPGALWRSEGHARTLELIGATNGAAFYEGELAEQIDAHAQATGGLLRGSDLAAHRSEWVTPIHTDYDGHRVYEIPPNGQGIAALIALNVLNGMDLPAYRDDPAGLHLQIEAMKRGFADAHAFVADPRHVPVDVERLLGAGNAAAHRALLGDTAHDPSTPAPSAGGTVYLAAADGNGGMVSLIQSNYMGFGSGVVVPGTGIGLHNRGHNFSLQPGHPNALAPGKRPYHTIIPGFLGRTDGTPVGPFGVMGGFMQPQGHLQVVLNTVRYGMNPQQALDAPRWQWLQGRAVEVEPELGAQAARALLARGHDLRVQLDPGSFGRGQIIWRNPETGVLEGGTESRTDGHIAVW, from the coding sequence ATGGTGGCGACCAGTCAGCCCCTCGCCGCGCAGGTGGGCCAGAGCCTGCTGGAGCGGGGTGGCAACGCCGTCGACGCCGCGATCGGCACCGCGGCTGCCCTCACGGTCGTCGAGCCCACCAGCAACGGCATCGGCGGCGACCTGTTCGCGCTGGTGTGGGAGGGCGGCGAACTCCACGGCCTGAACGCCAGCGGCGCGGCCCCTGCTGCCCTCAGCCTCGGCGCCTTGCAGGAGCGCCACGGCGGCGAGATGCCCCGCCACGGCTGGACGCCCGTGACCGTCCCCGGCGGCGTGCGCGGCTGGGCCGACCTCCACGCCCGCTTCGGCCGCTTGCCCTTCGCGGACGTGCTGGCCCCGGCGGTCACGCTCGCGCGGGAAGGCTACCCCCTCTCATCCGTTCTCGCCGCGAGCTGGGCGCGGGCCATCCGTATCTACCGCCGCCTGAACCTCCCGGTCATGGAGGAATGGTTCCGCGTCTTCGCCCCGGACGGCTTTACGCCTGCCCCCGGCGCCCTGTGGCGCAGCGAGGGCCACGCCCGGACCCTGGAACTCATTGGGGCGACGAACGGCGCCGCCTTCTACGAGGGCGAACTCGCCGAGCAGATCGACGCCCATGCCCAGGCCACCGGCGGCCTCCTGCGTGGCAGCGACCTGGCCGCCCACCGCTCGGAGTGGGTCACGCCCATTCACACCGACTATGACGGCCACCGCGTCTACGAGATTCCGCCCAACGGCCAGGGCATCGCCGCGCTGATCGCCCTGAACGTCCTGAACGGGATGGACCTGCCCGCGTACCGCGACGACCCCGCCGGACTGCACCTCCAGATCGAGGCGATGAAGCGCGGCTTCGCGGACGCCCACGCCTTCGTGGCCGACCCCCGGCACGTCCCGGTGGACGTGGAGCGCCTGCTGGGAGCCGGGAACGCGGCCGCCCACCGCGCCCTCCTGGGAGACACCGCCCACGACCCCTCCACCCCCGCGCCTTCCGCTGGCGGCACCGTCTACCTCGCTGCGGCTGACGGAAACGGCGGCATGGTCAGCCTGATCCAGAGCAACTACATGGGCTTCGGCTCGGGCGTGGTCGTGCCTGGCACCGGGATTGGCCTGCACAACCGGGGGCACAACTTCAGCCTCCAGCCGGGGCATCCCAACGCCCTCGCCCCCGGCAAGCGGCCCTACCACACCATCATCCCCGGTTTCCTGGGGCGCACCGACGGCACCCCGGTCGGCCCCTTCGGCGTGATGGGCGGCTTCATGCAGCCGCAGGGCCACCTCCAAGTGGTGCTGAACACCGTCCGTTACGGCATGAACCCCCAGCAGGCCCTCGACGCCCCCCGCTGGCAGTGGCTCCAGGGCCGCGCGGTGGAGGTCGAACCCGAGCTCGGCGCCCAGGCGGCGCGTGCCCTCCTCGCGCGGGGCCACGACCTGCGGGTGCAACTTGACCCCGGCTCCTTCGGCCGCGGCCAGATCATCTGGCGCAACCCCGAAACGGGGGTGCTGGAGGGCGGCACCGAGAGCCGAACGGACGGGCATATCGCGGTGTGGTGA
- a CDS encoding PfkB family carbohydrate kinase, with protein sequence MKFYVIGDVTVDHLYHLDHLPAPGEEVVPTRATMKPGGAGGTISVTLARLGHSVTLAARVGQDPFAEYALASVRESGVSQSAIQQDPEHLTSTITVMQTKGGQRAMLSHGAANRQLDPARLKKKDIEGSDALMVSAYSLTEGPQREYALKAIETAQKAKKPVPVFIDLGTGAVNKVGTDLIENVIGADYLTLNQHELLALTDTTSISAALAQLGDAGARRVVVKVGKMGSIVWTPTETELVDAVRPQGQVVDSTGAGDTFTAAFAHAVLTGQPLRQAARTANAAGALAATRVGAQALPITPADLEEALAR encoded by the coding sequence GTGAAGTTCTATGTCATCGGTGACGTAACCGTCGATCACCTCTACCATCTCGACCACCTGCCCGCTCCCGGCGAGGAAGTCGTCCCCACCCGCGCCACCATGAAGCCGGGCGGCGCGGGCGGCACCATCAGCGTGACCCTGGCCCGCCTCGGCCACAGCGTGACCCTGGCCGCCCGCGTGGGCCAGGACCCCTTCGCCGAGTACGCCCTGGCGAGCGTGCGCGAGAGCGGCGTCTCGCAGAGCGCCATCCAGCAGGACCCCGAGCACCTCACCAGCACCATCACGGTGATGCAGACCAAGGGTGGTCAGCGGGCCATGCTCAGCCACGGCGCCGCCAACCGCCAGCTCGACCCCGCGAGGCTCAAGAAAAAGGACATCGAGGGCAGCGACGCCCTGATGGTCAGCGCCTACAGCCTCACCGAGGGGCCGCAGCGCGAGTACGCGCTGAAGGCCATCGAGACCGCCCAGAAGGCCAAGAAGCCCGTGCCCGTCTTTATCGACCTCGGCACCGGGGCCGTGAACAAGGTGGGCACCGACCTGATCGAGAACGTGATCGGGGCCGACTACCTCACCCTCAACCAGCACGAACTGCTGGCCCTGACCGACACGACCAGCATCAGCGCGGCGCTCGCCCAGCTCGGCGACGCCGGGGCGCGGCGGGTGGTCGTCAAGGTCGGCAAGATGGGCAGCATCGTCTGGACACCCACCGAGACCGAACTCGTGGACGCCGTGCGCCCCCAGGGACAGGTCGTGGACTCGACGGGCGCGGGCGACACCTTCACCGCCGCCTTCGCGCACGCCGTCCTGACCGGCCAACCTCTGCGCCAGGCCGCCCGCACCGCCAACGCCGCCGGAGCGCTCGCCGCCACCCGCGTCGGCGCCCAGGCCCTGCCCATCACCCCCGCCGACCTCGAAGAGGCGCTGGCCCGCTAG
- a CDS encoding tetratricopeptide repeat protein, giving the protein MSAAELPDTAVKSPPDWREFARTGEWRRALAAARLSGQAEVAAMLEAVCGVQEHVRARRLGLARRALGGLKTRLEDSDSPGEAARLRGLVDVEGLEAALGALEAQRQGREAETDPAALAAQLAPALTHPLTRSEGLNALGVLHALRGEGAEAREQFGAALAHDAGHYRAGTNLGNLDLEEGRLAEAEARYREVIGTQPDYDGAHHNLGVALRRQGRLAESVASIRRAQRLSLKGSQRESREEARAGLGRLGGGAAGAGGLRWGLLGGGALLLFGLLRGFGG; this is encoded by the coding sequence ATGAGCGCCGCCGAGCTGCCCGACACCGCCGTCAAGTCCCCCCCCGACTGGCGGGAGTTCGCCCGCACGGGCGAGTGGCGGCGGGCGCTGGCGGCGGCGCGGCTCTCGGGGCAGGCCGAGGTCGCGGCCATGCTGGAGGCGGTCTGCGGGGTGCAGGAGCACGTGCGGGCACGGCGGCTGGGGCTGGCGCGGCGGGCCTTGGGCGGGCTGAAGACCCGGCTGGAGGACAGCGACTCGCCGGGAGAAGCGGCCCGGCTGCGCGGACTGGTGGACGTGGAGGGGCTGGAGGCCGCACTGGGGGCGCTGGAAGCGCAGCGGCAGGGGCGCGAGGCGGAGACGGACCCGGCGGCCCTCGCCGCGCAGCTCGCCCCGGCGCTGACGCACCCGCTGACGCGCTCGGAGGGACTGAACGCGCTGGGGGTGCTGCATGCCCTGCGCGGCGAGGGCGCGGAGGCCCGCGAGCAGTTCGGCGCGGCCCTCGCGCACGACGCGGGCCACTACCGGGCGGGGACGAACCTGGGCAACCTCGACCTGGAGGAGGGGCGGCTGGCCGAGGCCGAGGCCCGTTACCGCGAGGTCATCGGGACGCAGCCCGACTACGACGGGGCGCACCACAACCTGGGGGTGGCGCTGCGGCGGCAGGGGCGGCTCGCGGAGTCGGTGGCGTCCATTCGGCGGGCGCAGCGCCTGAGCCTGAAGGGGTCGCAGCGCGAGAGCCGCGAGGAAGCGCGGGCCGGGCTGGGGCGGCTGGGGGGCGGGGCCGCAGGCGCGGGGGGGCTGCGCTGGGGCCTGCTGGGAGGCGGGGCGCTGCTGCTGTTCGGGCTGCTGCGCGGCTTCGGGGGATGA